CGGCAGAACAGGACGGATACATCGAGCGGTGGTGTACCCGCCCTGTTTATTTTATAGAAAAATGTATTTAATTAAAAGCTGGAAGTATAAAGTCAGGTGTTATATAATGATACCAGGGTCAAAAGGTCATGCGCTTCATGCCAGCATGAAAAAGTAAAGAAAGGGATACAGTTATGAAAGAGATAAAGATTTCGGATACGGTCCAATATGTAGGTGTGGATGATAAGACTCTGGACTTATTTGAAGGTCAATATAAGACGCCGAATGGTATTTCATACAATTCTTATGTAATATTTGATGAAAAAATCGCAATTATGGATACCGTGGATAAAAGAGCTACATACGAGTGGACCAGGAATTTGGAAGGGGTTTTGGATGGGCGGGCTCCAGACTATCTGGTAATTTCCCATATGGAACCGGATCATGGAGCAAATGTCAAGAATCTTACGGAAAAATATCCCGAGATGAAAATCGTGTCAAATGCAAAGGTTTTTACGATGCTGACACAATTCTTTCATATGGATTTTTCTGATCGCGGTATTGTAGTGAAAGAGAAGGATACACTGGAACTTGGAACACATACCCTGCAGTTTTTTATGGCACCTATGGTTCATTGGCCGGAGGTAATGGTTACTTATGAGCAGTCGGAGAAGATTCTGTTTACTGCCGATGCGTTTGGAAAATTCAGCACTTTAGATATAGAGGAAGACTGGACGGATGAAGCCAGAAGGTATTATATCAACATTGTCGGAAGATATGGGATGCAGGTGCAGAATCTCCTAAAGAAAGTGAAAACTCTGGATGTTCGGAAAATCTGTTCTTTACACGGTCCGGTGCTGGATGGAAACCTGGAGTACTATCTGGAGAAATATAGTACATGGAGCAGTTATGAGCCAGAGGATAAAGGCGTTTTGATTGCCTGTGCGTCCATCTATGGGAATACCGCAGAGGCGGCCCGGAAGCTTGAGGCTATACTAAAAGAGCAGGGGGCCGGCCGGGTGGTATTCTGTGATTTGACCAGAGATGATATATCCCAGGCAGTGGCTGATGCGTTTCGCTATGATAGGATGGTTCTGGCATCTGTTACCTACGATGGACATCTGCTCCCCTGCATGGAGGACTTCCTCTGCCATCTGGAGCTGAAGAATTATCAAAAGAGAAAAGTAGCCGTCATTGAAAATGGCTCCTGGGCTCCCGCAGCAGGTAAATTGATACGGGGATATATAGAAGGCATGAAGAACGTGGAAATCTGCGAAACATCGGTGTCCATCAGATCTTCTGCCGGCGAAGAGGATGTGAAGAAGCTGGGAACTCTGGCGAAAGAACTTCTACAGTAAAGAGATACCGAAGTAAATAGACAGGAGGCTGTCATAAAATGATTAGAATTTTTCATTTTGTGACAGCCTCCTGTTTTGAGAATCAATAAAT
The window above is part of the Novisyntrophococcus fermenticellae genome. Proteins encoded here:
- a CDS encoding FprA family A-type flavoprotein: MKEIKISDTVQYVGVDDKTLDLFEGQYKTPNGISYNSYVIFDEKIAIMDTVDKRATYEWTRNLEGVLDGRAPDYLVISHMEPDHGANVKNLTEKYPEMKIVSNAKVFTMLTQFFHMDFSDRGIVVKEKDTLELGTHTLQFFMAPMVHWPEVMVTYEQSEKILFTADAFGKFSTLDIEEDWTDEARRYYINIVGRYGMQVQNLLKKVKTLDVRKICSLHGPVLDGNLEYYLEKYSTWSSYEPEDKGVLIACASIYGNTAEAARKLEAILKEQGAGRVVFCDLTRDDISQAVADAFRYDRMVLASVTYDGHLLPCMEDFLCHLELKNYQKRKVAVIENGSWAPAAGKLIRGYIEGMKNVEICETSVSIRSSAGEEDVKKLGTLAKELLQ